The Rosa chinensis cultivar Old Blush chromosome 7, RchiOBHm-V2, whole genome shotgun sequence DNA segment CCCAAAACATCAACTAGCTACAAAGAACAAATCGTAACGATCAACGACCCTGAGAACTGCCTCCCAAAAAGGTTCCTCGACGGTGACCACTTCAACCTTACAGATTCACCCTTTACATTCTGGACTGACACCAGAAACTACACGTTCCTCAACTGCTCAGCTAAAGATGGAACGTGGCCGGGCTGCATCCATCTCTTGCCCCAGCAGTGACTACTACAAGCTAGGTCCTTCTTGTGCCTACATCAGATTGGCCAACGTCATGGTATCCTTGCTCTATCATCTCCACAGTTTCAGTGGAGAGATCTTAATGACGTCCTTGATATTCTTTTGTCATGGGACAAGCCTGATTGTCGTTCTTGTGAAGCAGGAGGTCTACGTTGTAAGTTTGAGAATGCTAAAGGTTCGCAAGTTCGGTGCTCCGGTTCTTCACACATCAGTACGTTTTAACATATTTATTGTGTTTTCATGTGATACGGTATATTGTCAGGCtgttaattaaaataaattattggCAATATAAACTCCTTACAAAACAAGTCATGTTGGAAGCAGAGTTTCTCTAATACTACAGTTACTTGACCGTGAAGTACTAATTGATGGAACATTGCAAAATCAGTATTTTCAGGTCTCTCAAGATCAGCCAAGTATGGCATAATATATGATAGGTGTCGGAACACCAGGGATATTGTGCAttcttgggcttgggctttatGTTTGTGACAGGCTAGGGAGAGCGCGAGATGGCCTCCCCGGAGACAGTCCGTCACAGAATTATCCACCGCAGTTGATCAACAAGTTCAACCTCCCCGAGTCATATATAGTTGGGCTTGATGGTCCAACAATTGAGTCAAGATCCAACAATTGAGTCATATATAATTTCACTGTTGCTCTGTTGTGTAGATATTAGATAATAGACCTTCTAACTCGGCCGGGTAAAGCATTTGGGCCCAAACTGAAAAAGACCAAACTAATGTAGTTCAACTTCTCTCGTATCacttgcttctctttcttttgatgAGCATGAATCATGAAGAGTGTGACCCCAAAATTCCAGCCATGAAAGAACATTTATCTGCATAAAATACAAGTCTCTGGTCTTAACAATAATCCCTATACTCGGAGCATGGGATTGACATGATAATCAAGTCTGTGGTCTCAACATGCCTATATACGCTTCTACCATTGCAACACAGCACACGCACCAATCTTAGCTAGCTACTTCGATCATCAGCTCGAATCAACTTGTAAACCTTAGAACGAATCAGGCCAAACATGTCTCACCCAACCAAGATCGTAGTCTTCTTGGTGATCGTACTTGTCTCCGAGTCCGCCATGGGTGCACCCGAGTGTGCGCCAATCCTCAGGGCATTAGATCCCTGCCTTCCTTACCTGGTGCAGAACCCGGGCCGCGAGGACAGCCCATCCAAGGCTTGCTGCGACGGTCTCACAACACTCAGCGGGTTGCCGAATGTCAAGGATGAATGTGAGTGCATCAAGGCCACAGTGCTGTTGACGCCTTTAGATTTGCCTCGATTTGCTGCACTCCCCAGTGTTTGTGGCACCACCTTGAAGATTCCGACCATCTCCGGCGACATGGATTGTTCTAAGTAACACCATAACCCTCTCTGTTAATCATTTGTTCTATCATTTTGTTAATTCTGTTATCAAAAGAAAATACTGATGATTGTTTTGGCTTTTGTTACAGGATCAAGATGTAGGGTTTAAGGCAAGGAGTTTCACAGTTTGGCCAGAGTTTGGCAATAATGAATAAATGTGGCTCTTTTCAATAAGCAATATGGCGTTGCAGTAATTTGAAATATGTATGACAGATACTCTAACAAAGATATTGCAATGAGAATAATACTTACTGGTTTAATTAATTAGTACCCTGTGCAAGATTAAATTTCttattttgatattatttacaTACTAATATTTTCAAGGTCTTACCATCTttaaccacgtggtgtggtgtgttggtcgaatggcctagtctggaacccccaggtttagcgttcgaatcccagctccatctcgtggccagcagatttgagggaccctttgggttcgtgcgtctgcggtgcagtggattagtctggctttgccaggctttcgccgcaatgtcggtgcaggtgtcctggcgctgggataccactgcatgggtgtgtgagttactaacaactaacccgataaaaaaaaaaggtcttacCATCTTTTAGTGAACTCCAAATCTCCAATCAAATAGGGCAAAATATAAACTCCCACATTTACGATGCAACAAAAGGCATGGAATGGAAATCATCCCACGAGTTGGATTAATATATCACATATTCTATTCTAATACCTCAATCGAATATATATTTCTTGTGTTCTTTTATCAAGATATACACTAGAAATTTAAACTTCAAATCTCCAtcaatattaatatatataatcattctACGTTATACTTTCATCTCGCACTCTTCTATTAGACCAAATATTAGTTCGCGATACACACATTTCACCCACcatgttttttttatcaaaattatGACCGCAATTTACCTTGTGCAGTAACTTTGTGTAGTGTGACTAATTTACCCTTTTAACAATTACACGCTGAGGTCACCACCCAGCCACAACTCACAACGAACCGAGCGTACCTTAAAACCGCCGCGCATAAAAATCTAAGACCCGCCATTGCTCTACTAAAACCCAGCTCATCATCATAATCTCAGACACAAACCTCCGAGTCCGACTGTCTCTTTCTCAGTTCGGTCCCAATACTTTTCCCACAACCATGGAACTCAAACTTTAACCAGATACAAGATCCATTCTTCTTCAGGGTTTTATTAGGGTTTAAAGATTCAATTTTTCACCCACCCAATTCGAGTTTTGCTGAATAGAGAGCACTACACGCCCCCCCATGTCTTACTGGCGGGGCCTCTCGTCCAGAGCGAGCATCATTGCTCGGCGAAAGCAGCACCATCCCTGCATCTCTCACATTCTCCACGACGACGACGTCGTTTCGGAACCCTCTCCTTCCCCAAATACTAATCATTTCCTCACCCAAAAGCGGTTCTTCAGTTTGGATAGTAAAGTTTCAGGCTTTGGTGGGTTTGCTCAGAATCGGAGGATTTCAAATGCTCTGCTTTCGTCGCCGCCGGCTGGATTCGGGTTTGCTCGGAATATGTCGACGGCGGGCGGGGGAGGGGCGGATAAGATTGGGTTGTTCAGTGATGTGCCGGAGATTCTGTCGGACACGACGGTGCAAGCTGTGACTTCGCAGCTGCCGGTGGTGAATGAGGTGGCGATTGCGGCGGCTGATTCCTACTTGCCGGTTAAGGGCTTGCAGTACTTGATTGATTATGTCCATACTACTGCTGGGTTGAGCTGGTTAGTTGCTATTTGTTTCTGATTTTTAATTTCTAAGAATTAAATTTAGTGGTTTTAGTGTTCTTTGATGTTATGGAAACAGAGACACCAATGAGAAAGATTAATCATTTAAATGGAGACAATTTCTTAAGCTAATCTCTCGAGTTGGATTTTGATTTAGCAGCATTTAGAGGGTACTGTGGATTTTGTATTGCATATTGAAGGTATTTTGTTCTGTTTCTTTACTTGTTTCAGGTGGGCTGCCATTGTGGTAACAACTCTTTTGATTCGAAGCTGCACGGTTCCGCTTCTAGTAAACCAACTTAAAGCAACGGCAAAACTCACTGTAAGTTTACATTTCTGTTAAACTTGTCTAGTTAGGACTAGCATGTTGGCTACCTCTTGCTGCTGTATGTCTTTCACATTTACGATTGTCTGTTCGCATTGAGACTTATTATTATTGGTGTTACTTTCTGCAGCTTATGAGGCCACGTCTAGAGGAACTTAAACAAGAGATGGAAGAAAAGGTATGATGCCTGATTCTTGTGTCAGCGATTGCTTTTTATCGTTAAATACATGCCTCAACTCGTCCAGTCATTACTGAACCATCTACTCTTTAACGCACAATGCATTTTAATACTAATAATGGAAAATAATGACAACACATTTTTGTGTTATTTTAGACTCTGTTCTTGTTCTGCTTGCCTATGCTTATCCTGATCTTGTAAACTTTTATGAACAAAATGCTTTAGAATGATTCTGCCATGAATATTATGCTCAAAGCAAGGACAAGCCGGGATTTTATTACTGAGCTGTCCCCACAGGGGTTAAAGAACAAATGTGCAAGCATATTTATCAATTGTCTTTCCTCTTTATCAGGGTATGGATCTCGGAGCTAAGATTGAATATCAAAAGAAAATTAAGATGCTATTCAAGGAGTAAGCAACTTTTTCTTGATGTCAGTATCTATAGAAATTTCTTTGCTTGCtggtattttttttaaatttttttttatctccgttgcatatatttgtgtgtgacgttaaagaacataaatgttttGGCCAAAATATAAGCAACTTATATAAATAAAACATGCTAGTTATGTTGATAAATATACTTTGAAGTTCCAAATGCTGTAATATTCATCAGTCTTATCAAGCAATTGGAAtttattgtatttaatttcCATTGAGCTTCCCAAGTGTTGGCTGGCGGTGCAAGTCCTTTCATTTTGTTTCACCTACTTTAGTTGTACTTGGAATACCATTTATCACATGAAAGATGATATTTACTCGAATGTTgcctggtaaaaaaaaaaattgtttggtTATTCAATTTTCCTTGAATGGCTTCGCATCATAAGATGTATGTACTGAatttttcaagaaaataaataatctttCTGCAAGTACCATTTTTTCATATATGGCACCTTTCTATCCCAAGCATTCTCATTTTGGTAGATTGATTTGGATTTTGCAGATATGGCTGTAGTCCCTTAACTCCACTGAAGGGACTCTTTATTCAAGCTCCTGTCTTCATCAGCTTTTTCCTAGCAGTAAGATCTCTCTCTTACCATCTCCCAGCACATAAGTTTGATTCTAGACTTGGTCTTTCAATGTCTCAAACTAGTTTTGTTTGGCAGATATCGAACATGGCAGAGAAGGTGCCATCGTTTAAAGATGGTGGTGCCTATTGGTTTGTTGATCTGACTACTCCTGATCCTATGTACATTTTTCCAGTTTTGGCAGGATTGACATTCTTAATAACTGTGGAGGTAGCTTTTCTCCAACCATAGTTTCAATTTTGTTGGCTTTCCGTCATGAAATTGTGACATGCTTGTTGAACACTCGGTTACACTCTAAATATTTCCATTAATCTATAGTAGAGTGAGTTTGCACAGGTTTAGATATgaattcagatttttttttccttgtaaaatCACCCCTAAAAtttgaggggaaaaaaaaacacacactcAATAGCCCCAGACCAGTTGTATCCAATAGTTAATCCTGGACCTGATAGTCTGTTAAGTTGTAGAAGTTGGTACATCTGATACCTAGGGTATCAGAAACTTTTTACTTCTATTTGTTCGTTGTGTGCCATTTTGTAACTCTTCTTTTGGGGTAAGGAGGTCGCAAGATGTGGTGAGAAACTCTATACAACCAAatttttgaattgattttttttttcttttgttcattagTGCAATCTGCAAGAAGGTATGGAGGGAAATCCTGTTGCTAAAACCATGAAGAATGTTTCAAGAGGCATGGCTGTTCTTACAGTTCCATTTACCATGGGCTTTCCAAAGGTACTTTGGctgttttttagtttctttCACGATCTATTCTGTATGAGCATCTTTCCAGTCCAGTTTAGAATAGATGTGAATAAAGCCTTGCACTGTCAAGCCGATGGCTTTGAACCTAATGGCACCTCCTCTTCCTTGAAACCAGGGTGGAGGCTGAGTTCCAGGGTTCAATTCCCAAGAGCTGCGTACATTGTCAATTTATGTTCTCAAAGCATCT contains these protein-coding regions:
- the LOC112176308 gene encoding non-specific lipid-transfer protein 3, yielding MSHPTKIVVFLVIVLVSESAMGAPECAPILRALDPCLPYLVQNPGREDSPSKACCDGLTTLSGLPNVKDECECIKATVLLTPLDLPRFAALPSVCGTTLKIPTISGDMDCSKIKM
- the LOC112180026 gene encoding mitochondrial inner membrane protein OXA1, coding for MSYWRGLSSRASIIARRKQHHPCISHILHDDDVVSEPSPSPNTNHFLTQKRFFSLDSKVSGFGGFAQNRRISNALLSSPPAGFGFARNMSTAGGGGADKIGLFSDVPEILSDTTVQAVTSQLPVVNEVAIAAADSYLPVKGLQYLIDYVHTTAGLSWWAAIVVTTLLIRSCTVPLLVNQLKATAKLTLMRPRLEELKQEMEEKGMDLGAKIEYQKKIKMLFKEYGCSPLTPLKGLFIQAPVFISFFLAISNMAEKVPSFKDGGAYWFVDLTTPDPMYIFPVLAGLTFLITVECNLQEGMEGNPVAKTMKNVSRGMAVLTVPFTMGFPKAVFCYWVTSNLFSLGYGIVIKNPFVKKTLGLPQLPTPAPQPQGSQQSAFSLFSQMKQLAAAPEPASSTVQPAKIQDRRTSSTSDLSQRIKSLEKKVKGKKRNKKR